ACAGAAGCTAGAACGCAATGTTCGTTATGTTAAAGTACGTTATACAAAAGGGTTGCTTCTTCTATATCTATTTATTAGAACCGTCAAACTGTGGAATTAACTGCATGTATCTACCAACATGAAACTACACCAAAGGACCAAATGGAGAAGGATGTATTCGAACCCTTTTGTatcttatattttgcaatattttttttccaccccTAAAACACAGACATGCACACTTGGCCCTTGCCAACGATGTAAGAACTTCCAATATTggaagtggttttttttttcactgcgcTGGCAAacaacagtattttattttaccaGAGCCAATCTGTTAAATTTTTGTTGTGGCTTCCATAGGGGTTTTATGCTACCACATAGAACTGTGAATGTTATGTTAGTAGAGTTTATAAAGCGGTCAGGATATTACTGGAACTAATTAGCATAGGCACCGCCTGTCTGATTTAGTTACCTCCTCTGATGAATGCACTACATTTGGGACAAACCCGCTTTTTACTCCTTCCCAGCCTTCTTGAATATTTATCTCTCCCTTCCTAACCAGCTCGTATATATCTCGAGTCAGCTCCGTGAAAGCTTTTTCTACATTGATGGCATCGCGTGCTGAGGTTTCAATGTATCTCATGCCGTAAGCAGATGCCAGTTTCTCAGCCTCATGTCTCGTCACTTGACGTTGCGTGTCAAGGTCACACTTGTGACCAACTAACACAAAGACTATCTGGTAAGGCTGCACGTGGGCCTTGGCTTCCTCTAACCACTCGTGGACATTTTGGAAGGAGCGGCGATTGGTGATATCGAACAGCAGGAGACCTCCGACAGAGTTTCTGTAGTAGGCACGTGTGATAGACCTGCAAGGGGACAAATGAAACACAACACTTGTAAATCCAGGGCTTGATTTAAACTTAATGTACAATGTGAGGCCCAATGTATCTAGTTGGTGACCCATTCGCACTGTCCTCAACCATACTATGTATGGAATTGAATTGCATCCCGTTGCTACTATTTCACAGTTacatagtaaaggtggccatacacaggccgataaaagctgccgacagaccgagtcggcagcttattggcccatgtatggggcccccccgaagggcttccccgatcgagatcagcccgatattgcccacctcaaggtgggcatatcggggggagatccgcttgtttggcaacatcgcctaacgagcggatctctccgtgtatggccacctttagttaggttgaaaaaagacactcgtccatcaagttcaatcttttaagtctatatataacctaatTAACTGCTAGTTGAGGAAGGCAACAAAACCTTCCTATCCCCCAATTTCAAGTGATAATCTGTATGTATCATGTGGTAGCCCTGCTTGCAGCACACAGTCAAGAACTGCCTGGTAAGCAATGTGTATGCACTTTTCTGGAAAGCAATATAGGTTCTGGGGTTCTGGAATAATGGCCTTCAGCTCAGTTTCAGGAGTTCTGGTTCAGGAAACTGATTTTTAGAGAAACAAAATGGTAGAAAATCATAGTATAGTAATGAGTAATCTAGAGTGCCACTAGAACACAGATGACTCTGTGCATTCTAAAGGACATAGCTGCCAAACTTTTGAAAATCATTTCCTGGAGAATTTAATCGAAAAGTGAGCATTAATGTGCCACACATACTATATTTGACTACATTTGTAGGGTACACCCAGTAACCAGAAATCATCTGCTGGCCTGAGTACTGTTCACATTACATGAGGAGCTGGAGAAGTATGTCAATGTGCCAAGCCAATGCTGGGATCAGAAGTTAAATGTACCCATCTATAGATATTCTTGGGTATTTGAATGCagataaatgtgttgcttttgtgtGCTATGTTGTCATGTTTCTAAATTCTGCTGTATCAGAGCCAATTACTTACTTTACCCCCATCTACACACCAGGCCAGAGTCCTGCAGCATGTACATGTTGTCTGCATTCAACAGTATGGCAACAGCAAACCCTAAGTGAACTGATGTAGACAACATCATCCAGCTAGGCTCAGTTTGGAACAATGGTGTAAGCTACCACATCCTCCTACTTAGTGGGTGTGAACAGAGCTTGAAGACCTTGACATCCAGCTAGACAACTCGAAGGCCATTATGCACAATAGCACACACACTAAAAAGTTTTACTGCGGCTGAAATTGCTATGACATTGGCCATAGAACTGCCGTTCCCATCCCACTACCATCAAATTTCTTGCTTACGGTCGGGCCTGAGGCTTTCCACCCAACACTCCAAGGTCTCAATTGACTTTAAGTgcctattttatttgttttagtagctaTTCATGTATATGAAAATATTGATGTATCAAATGTTCAGCCATAGTGTTGATAATGTACAGGGCATGCaaatttttgtttgttaatttttCCAAGTCTCACTCTAAGTTGGGCTCCCTGTACTACCTAATCTTTAAAACAGATCTTCCACATTCCCATTAAATCTCTTCCTAACAGCCTTTACTTTGGGCAGGCCAACCAAGGCTTAGGCTTTAGCCACTGATATAGACTAATATGTGTCTTTAGGGACTCtattttgtgaatgtttatgTATCTTTTCCATGTCACTGGGTTTTTCTATTccatgaattaatttttttcagtagTGCACTGCCTCTGTGCTGGATTATAATTGGTACCAAATGAATATGCTGTTATATTTGTAAAGGTTAAaaactcaataataataataatgataatacaaaTTATAATGCACTGGAACACTACTGGAAGCCTGATCGCTACAAATTAtgttgcaaatgcaaattacagGATTTGCACCAAGTACCCTGATAACTGTAAGGAAATCTGCAGCTATGTAATGAATTTATCTTGGTTTTGtagcaaaaataaatcatgagGGAAACTGAATATGAATGCGCAGCTCCTACTGGGCCATAATTATCAGTCAAAACTCAAGCAAAGCTCACCCTTGATCCTATCTAATTATTATCAGAAAAACATCAATTTGACCCTGCAAAAATATGGTTTAGTATATTTAGTATCTCTTACTCAGCATTCAACTCTACAATTATTAGCTACTACAATATGTTGCAGGCAGTAGGGTTTGGCTCTATATGCAGATCAGAATAGAGAAAAGAAACATATAtgtgaaatgaaatcaaatgatCATTACAAACACACAGACCTCCACACCCTGACAAACAATAGCTTCCACTTTATATATATGAGACAAGGAAAATATAACCTATTTTTTAACTTGGGTGCTACAAGGGTTTTATGAAGAAATGAATCTATGcctgacaggcccggactggcaatctgtgggttgtggcaaatgccagaggggctgctataaggtgccatagaaagtcagtatttagtgggctggtgggggctgtttgggcctctgtgtacctgaaatgccagggcctattttaattctcagtccggacctgatgccTGAAACAGTGCCagaaatgagagaagagttgtTTATTATTACGCACATTGCCATTGGGGTGGCACCTGCATTCTACCAATGGTATTTTATTTCCCGATTTCATAACCATACTCCCTCTTACATTTGTTTGGATTGTGAAAACCCCTCAAAGTCCAACAACCCCATGGTGAGTGGTGGAGGTTAGAATTCCCAAAGAAAAGCTGGCAACCATACCTGAATCTCTCCTGACCAGCTGTATCCCAGATCTGTAGCTTGATCCGCTTGCCGGGTTCGATCTCGACCAGCCTTGAGAAGAAATCCACTCCTACGGTTGGGTCAGAGACTTGGGCAAAGCGGCCTTCTGTGAATCTACGGATGAGGCACGATTTACCCACGGTCGAGTCTCCAATGACGATGAGACGAAACTGGTACAgccagattgcttccattgttcaATACTTAAACCGTTCTGGACCCTGTAGGCCAAACTCCCTGGTAATGTATAGGTGAATGTCCTGGTTGGTTTTTAAGAGGTACCTCCAGGTATCCACTGTTCCTCAAGGCTTCCAAATGGAACCAGTAGAAGCAAAGAACCTAGGCTAGCACAATAATGGCGTGGTTATGGGGCAAACTCTCCTGTCAGGGCACTAAAACGCTTTAGCCTGACAGTAAAACGATTTCCGTTAGATGCTGCCCTTGTGTAAGCCGAAAGGAATGTGTGAAGCTCCTCAATAGtctatttttaaacaaaagaggCTCCACTATGGCAATGTTTTTGCCCTCCAGTCAGCGGTGATGGAGCCCTGAAGAAGCTTCCTTCCTGTCCTCTGTCAACATGATAGTGAAGCAACTGGGCAGCAGGGGGCGCTGTTCAGGCAGATATGTGAGTTGCAGAGAGAGGGCCCCAGACTATACACTATAGCTTCTCCCCAAGCTGCACATAttgtttaaaggtgaaatacTTCAGTAACACAAAGCCTCACTATGGCTTTCTTACTCTTTCCTCAATGGCAACTTCAGGCTGCCTCCTCCATCTTACAGCAGTGACAGAGAGTctatggctgcaggagggctagGGAAGCGGCCTGGGCGGAGGTGCACATTGCAGTATAAAGTAGTTCCACTGAGTAAATGACAGCGAGGCCCGTGTGCAGCGCCCAGAGGAGATCAGTCAGCCTATTCTGTAGCCACACTCACTAGGGCCCATCACTCTCACTTATCCCCAAGAATGTAATGCTGGATCCAGCTCTTTTTTCTTCTGATCGAAACCAATAAAGGATGCGATGATTAACAGCAAGCTCCGGCCGTGGGAAGATGGAGAGACGTCGCACAGAGGACGCTGGGCTTCCCGAGCTGATGAAATGGCAGCAACATCAGCACCAAACACTCTGACTCATCATTGGCATCAGCAGCTCCCGTAATCACTCGCCTACACGCGCAGCCCAACCCCTACCGTAATCCGTAGTCAATACGAGCAGCTGTTACAAAGAAATTCAGTGGACGccggaaaggggaaaaaaaacacctatttttttattttagtggcCAATATCGGACCAGTGCACCCCTTGTCAGGTCCGCAgtgcgccccaggcaacccggccagcTACGTCGCGCCCCACCCCCCGCgcgcaaacgaggacgcgcgGCTGTGCGTAAACAAGTGCGGAGGCGCTAGACACCCGCTTAATCTTCTTCAGCGGCGGACATGGGGTAGTCTGCTTATGAGGTACTTACAGATGTTCAGACTGGCAGGAGTTCTGCTAACAATTGGTTACTTATATGTGAACACTCCCCAACAGTCTATAGTTAGCTGTCCCCATTATTCTGCTTTGGCTTCCTCCCTGTATAGGTGTCTGAGTAGggtttctatatattatatacagataaaCAGAGGGGTGAATATGCAGCAagtaacataacatttaataCGACTGCACCAGGGGTGAGTGAAATATTTCCAATTTGAAAGCATTGACATgatgcaaaaacaaataaatatatataattgggaATATAATTGGGAAGTGAAACCAATGTTGGACATACATTGATGGCGCCAGTTCAGTAATCGCACTCTGAGGCGACTGAACCCTGAACGCTGTCTGGCATGATCTGGGTAGAGTTTGGacaagattaaggggccgatttatcaagggtcgaatatcgaattgaaaatacttcgaaattccaattcaaaaagaccaaccgaagtgaagtCGGAGGTTTTTTTTGGATCAAAGAGGTCCGTATACGTCCGAATTAGAATcgtccgatcgaaggaatagtgcattcgattagaagtttttccccttCGATTtcttaaagtccaccaattgacagtacatgataaatttcaatatttgaatttcgaagtttttttcaaattcaaatctaatttggactgttccctagtcaaagtacacaaaaaatagctcgaaattcgaagtttttaacttcgaaaattcaccttgacctttgatagatctaagggtagaactacacaatgTGCTTACCTCTGTGCAACGCAAGGAAGCACAGGCTTCACttcggatgcaccgaatctaatgcaagtaataggaatgtcgcaCTTAAAAGCTCATTttatccgacacgactgtcggataaagacgcaacatgcagcgttctcATCCTACAGTCATGGTCGgattggggggcccggggccactATCCAGGaccccctccagcccccctactgtgaggtgCCACTCTGTCCTTGGTGCATGCACAGACGGTgctgcatcaacattttttttttttggtgctattCCAATATCGGAAGAGGGGTCTGGACCCGGTTTTTTCCCgatttcccgccgggccagtccgaccctgcatgtcGTGTCGGATGAAATCAGCTTCTATGtgtgacattcctattacttacattcgATTCGGTATATCCGATGTGACACCTATGATTCCTTGCGTCGCGTCGGAACGGAAGTAAGCGCATTGTGTAGTTCTACCTATAAGAATTTGACTAAAATGTTGCATTTGTTCATCTGACTAAGTTGGTGGGTCCCTTTATCTTGCTCTGTGGGTTTCTGACCTTTAATCAACCAGGCTGCATgcttgcattttataaataaatcagaGTAGAGTTATCAGTGTAAAGCAAAGTTCCTATTTATAAGTAGTGATCACCCTCGTGTTTTTATTATTCTGgtgatgtaacaataaaataactgtAATGATCTACTCATGGTCAAATGTTGCTACGTTACACTTTCAACAGTAAAAGGACTTCCCACATCTATATAACCATAATCCTAAAATGGCTTTACAAAACTGATTTAATTCAACAATGCTCATTCTGTTCTGTATAATAATCACCAGGCTCTCTAACAATAGCGTTATTATGCATGCAGCTCTCATGCCATGGATAAGCTTGCTGTGGCTTGAACTGTGGAATTTATTTCTGATCTCTCCATATTATAATTTCAACTGTCCTAGGCCGTTTCTCACACATTCTGCTTAGCAGTCATACAGTTCTAGTCAGTAActgttgtggaaaaaaaataaaaacatcaccTGCACATTTGACCTCCTTGGCTACATGGATGTTtagtacacacacatacacattgtcTATCATACGTGACACGAGACAGTCCTGATGTATGTATAATGTGTGATAAAATGTGAGACCCAAATGTAGGGCAGAACAGAGAAGGAAGCTGTTGATTCCAGACTGAAGaagaaatgatatatatatataattacggaaagatcagttatccagaaaatcctaggtcccaagcattctggatagcaggtcccaaaaaaaaacaacaataggctggttttgcttccaataaggattaattatatcttagtttggatcaagtactattttattactacagagaaaaagaaaatatattttttttaaaagtggattatttggctaaaatgcagtctatggcagacagcctgtCCATAATTCatcgttttctggataatgggtttccagataacagatccaatacatatatatatatatatatatatatatatatatatatatatatatatatatatatatatatatatatataaataaaaccatcCATAGAGGAGTTGGCACTCTCAATACTTGGTtcaaatgtgcctgggtgcagtgtccaaaatgtaGAATATATATCACAcagagaaggtccgcactctcacgtcttaaataaaaataaataaaaatgttttattgaatgactaatgtttcggcctctccgaggcttTTCTCAAAGTATGGAAAAGCACTTTATGAATGCCTTAAATACACATATCGACGGGAAACATTAATTGACTGACTTATCAGCATCGTCAGTTGACGATGAACTACACGTATAAACATGACAAAAAACAAATGACCTATATTGTGTCTATTTAAACACTGCTATAAATTAGAACCTTTTTCTTTTGGCTAGCTAggaaattaaaaacatataaaattaaaaccaatactGAGTAACAATCATTTCCTGTCTTGTATACATATACTATTAACTAGACCGTTTATGTTACAAAGTAGCAAGTCTTGAGTGCAGGTGAAAGGTCTGCAATTAAGAACCGTCGTTGATGTTaacaccattaaaatcaatgctaAATTTTACATTTAGGTATAGTAAGTGCAGTCCTCAGTCCAGGTCAGGTAACCATAATATGTGTTAACTGGTGAGGTATTATCCCTCTATTTTCCCagatgcaggcctggactggcaatctgtgggttctggcaaatgccagaggggctgctataaggtcccatagaaagtaactatttagtgggctggtaggggctgtttgggcctctatgtgggctgattgggcctctgtgtacctgaaatgccagggcctattttaattctcagtccggacctgcccagaTGACATTTAGTTTGcatattttaccaaaaaattAACCCAGGTATAATGCAACGATGCTTTAACTGGTGTGTTTATGTGCAAGGGGATTGAATAGGCTATAGTAACATGTGACTCACACAAGTGTGATCTAACCACCAATCACATTAACTATGAACTTAAACCCAAACTGTGACAACTATCTTCCACCACATAACTATTTcctataaaataataaactacataaaatgtggatttatataaTAACAAAATTATATGTTATCTTTTCATTAACTATAACTTTTGGTGTTATGCAGAAAATCATATCTGTATATAAACTTCATGTAAAATTACAAGCTATAACTTCAGTAGTCCAGTCactgtataatgtgtatatagaTCACCACCCAAAAGTTAAACaataattaaagtataaaaatataaaaaaaacacccaaaaatatgcaaaaagtgaaaaataaaataaaaaattaaagtcacTGTGATGAAGCGGAAGTGTTCCCTATGGAAAGCATAGTTCATGACTTTGTCCAGTCATCCAGATGATCGTGGACCGTTGCATCGGGAGGTGACTTGTTCTTTTAGGCACGGAACCTGAAATAAATCCATTATGTAGCAGCGCACCTGATTCTAGGGTGCAGCACCGGATCGCAGAACACAGACCGCCCAAAGGTGTAACGTGTAAGCACCCCACTGTACAGGGCTTCAGGACCCCAACTTCCATACCACATGCAGGCTCTGTGTGGGGGCAGCAGCGCACTGGACTGCATAACTCTCAAGGGTACAGCACCGGATCACTGTGTAAAGCAGGTAATACCCTTGTGCAGGGGCAACAAATACCTGGgttaattttttggcaaaatatgCAAACTAAATTTCATCTGGGAAAATAGAGGGATAATACCTCACCAGTTAACACATATTATGGTTACCTGACCTGGACTGAGGACTGCACTTACTATACCTATATTTAAAATTtagcattgattttaatggtgttAACATCAACAAGGGTTCTTAATTGCAGACCTTTCACCTGCACTCAAGACTTGCTACTTTGTAACATAAACGGTCTAGTTAATAGTATATGTATGCAAGACAGGAAATGATTGTTACTCAGTATTGTTTTTAATTCTACATGTTTTTAATTTCTTAGCTAGCCAAAAGAAAAAGGTTCTAATTTATAGCAGTGTTTAAATCAACACAATATAGCTAATTTGTTTTTTGTCATGTTTATACGTGTAGTTCAACTAATTGAAGACGATGCTGATAGGTCAGTCAGTTAATGTTTCACGCCGATATGTGTATTTAAGGCATTCATATTGTGCTTTTCCATACCTTGAGAAAGGCCTCAGAGAGGCCGAAATGTTAgtcattcaataaaacatttttatgttttttttaagacctgagagtgcggaccttctctgtgtgatatatatatatatatatatatatatatatatatatatttattttttttaatttttttttatagtatttaccaGCAGGTCTTCAAAAAAGCTGGCGTTAAACTTCTGCAACacctgcctgggtgcagtctaCCAACTATCTTGGTATGGGGTCTGGGTGGTGGTTACTCTTTCTCAGTCTACAAACAGTGTCCATTCCTTTAATGTTGGTTGCAATCTGTTTTATTTATGATTTCAGAGCTGGAAAACTGAATGGAAACTGTAGCTCATGAAAAATAGGCACAGTTCCCCTTGTTAACTCAGAAGGAAGTTCAGGAACATAACCGGATATGTATTTCAAAATCAAGCAGCCAGTGGTTTAGAAAGTAAGCATTCAGAAATTTTTTCCACTAATACCACTTATTCTCTTGCAGAATCAGAAGTTCCTTGGTAGCAGAGGAAGTCATGGTCAAGGAGAAGCTGGCAATGGTACATGTAGGAGAGGTGAATTCGGGAAGCCACTGGAAGGTGAGCATCACGCCAGTGCTCTCTGTATGAAATGCTGACTGAGAAGAACAAATAAAGGGTTAAACTTGGCTGAATAGAGAGCTCTGAAACAGTTCCCAAAGGCTTAAGATGATTATAGAACCACCAGGCAACCTACAGTCTAACAAAATTGCCAGATGAGGATGAACAGATTTGGGATAAGCCTTGTTTTATGTGCCCATTCATAtactctagaacaggggtccccaacctttttttacccatgagccacattcaaaagtaagaggagttggggagcaacaaaagcatgaaaaatgttcatgggggctgtgattggctatttggtagccattatatggactggcagcctacaggtggctcTGTTGGGATGTaaacctggattttatgcaaccaaaacttgcctccaaaccaggatttgaaaaataagaacctgctttgaggccattgggagcaacatccaaggggttggttagtaacatgttgctcacgagtcactgTTGGGGATCTCTCCAAGCCAATGCTCTGCTGTGGCTCTTTCCACATTCCAACAACTTGTCGAATCAGTTCTGGCTTTGAAACTATGTGCTGGTTTCTATAAAACCCCATCAAACAATGGCCCTGGTAAAAAGTTCAATGATTATGGTCCTGTATATTTGCCCTAATTGAAAATGCTACTTAGGTTTATTTAAAAACTGACCCAGTAATGCTCCACTAAATAAAAATCTTAATATTCTGACAATAAACAAACCAGAGGAAATGTTTGACTTATGCTTACCCTTTCTTTTACCTTAATGAAAGCCATGATAAACacatttaaccttttaaatgccacagattgtagaatctacgttctgtggcaaaggtacttgaaatgccacagaacgtagattctacgttctgcagcacttcctggttctcgagtggaggagcggctgttagagctccgttcctcctcgatcccctgcccctaggcaacgagcagagcaggggatcgagtggcccctggggcgcgatcgcccaggggcccaaaaacagcagcaggcacgtgttacttacgtgtactgctgctgcagcctacaccgcgccgtcgatctccgcccccacagcacagagacaggaaccacgtcgcagatctcttccaggggctcttcctgatcgtctgcaacagtctccagcgactttttcaggttagtgcaacaattacacacacaaacacaccaacacacacttattacagtaatacacacttagattcacacttacacacacttacacataaatttttggggattgggggggtcacttacactcactgcacttacacacacgtgcacacgcacacatgcgcacataacatgtaatttaccatttgtacacacgcacatgcacatacatggcattgtggcttttttttttttttcttatcgcatcgtctctttttttggctgaaaaaaatgttttattgccattacgaatagcgtattcgctaaccgtactgtgcaataccttttgtatgttatttcggtgattatattgcaattttgggtattttggtgcatttttagccattttattgaatttttagccattttattgcatttttagccattttattgcattttcagctctgcatatattgtgttcacttgtttctagccgtataacctgtttggcccatctaaaatattcaaactgtgattctgacggccgataacactagtctggaaaaaaaacattgatttttgtggttttattggatttttttgcatttcaccctttactgccttattttgttttgccttgtaaattttatctactatatatccatttgggggtctctgtgtgccacatagtttggtatatctatgcatattgggcatcaaagtgttcagtagacacctggcgttcatatttaggatgttttatgctgatacgttacgaaatgtggggcatataatggggtaaaattcaagctttctgacaattttcagaaatttgataaaaacagttatgttcagcattgctttgcagtttggcagtttgcagtagaaacacttatttacccatattggattcgtcagaatgtgtactttctgaaaatatatggttttctggggtctctgtactgttaggggggtctaatgtcgcataatacacacaccaggtgcttatattgcagcagccagcgcgtcagctgtgaaaatgtatatacactattgtcatttgggggtctctgtgcgccacatagtttggtatatctatgcatattgggcatcaaagtgttcagtagacccctggcgttcatatttaggatgttttatgctgatacgttacgaaatgtggggcatataatggggtaaaattcaagctttctgacaattttcagaaatttgataaaaaccgttatgttcagcattgctttggaGTTTGGCAGTTTgaagtagaaacacatatttacccatattggattcgtcagaatgtgtactttctgaaaatatatggttttctggggtctctgtactgttagggggatctaatgtcgcataatacacacaccaggtgcttatattgcagcagccagcgcgtcagctgtgaaaatgtatatacactattgtcatttggtggtctctgtgcgccgcatatttggtatatctatgcatattgggcatcaaagtgttcagtagacccctgtcgttcatatttaggatgttttatgctgatacgttacgaaatgtggggcatataatggggtaaaattcaatctttctgacgattttcaaaaattttataaaaaccgttatgttcagcattgctttgcagtttggcagtttgcagtagaaacacatatttacccatattggattcgtcagaatgtgtactatctgaaaatatatggttttctggggtctctgtactgt
The sequence above is a segment of the Xenopus laevis strain J_2021 chromosome 8L, Xenopus_laevis_v10.1, whole genome shotgun sequence genome. Coding sequences within it:
- the rab39b.L gene encoding ras-related protein Rab-39B — protein: MEAIWLYQFRLIVIGDSTVGKSCLIRRFTEGRFAQVSDPTVGVDFFSRLVEIEPGKRIKLQIWDTAGQERFRSITRAYYRNSVGGLLLFDITNRRSFQNVHEWLEEAKAHVQPYQIVFVLVGHKCDLDTQRQVTRHEAEKLASAYGMRYIETSARDAINVEKAFTELTRDIYELVRKGEINIQEGWEGVKSGFVPNVVHSSEEVTKSDRRCLC